A stretch of Gemmatimonadota bacterium DNA encodes these proteins:
- a CDS encoding amidohydrolase/deacetylase family metallohydrolase, translating into MYDLIIKGGHVIDPENGINGSRDVAVDGGLIAAVEHDIPAEHGRKVARVHGHYVTPGLLDIHMHAYGGYQGWVFPDAHVLPNGVTTVLDTGGAGWKKFEHFKDTVIAESVTRVLALINIVGAGMEGAVEQDISEMDPVPCADMISRYPEHVVGSKTAHFGGPGWEAVDGAVEAARRSGTIAMIDFAPKPTRSYRDLLLKKLSPGDIHTHLYAQHIPLLEEHGRVNDYVREARDKGILFDLGHGGGSFWFRIAVPAIEQGFLPDTISTDLHKYSALMPNASMNTTMSKCLNMGMTLEDVVMRSTRNPARAIRRPELGTLSIGAEADVAVLELEYGEFGFVDSGLARMRGDRRLRCLLTVRAGEVVWDLNGLTRPDWDKAGKYIRAD; encoded by the coding sequence ATGTACGACCTGATCATCAAGGGCGGGCACGTCATCGATCCGGAGAACGGCATCAATGGAAGCCGGGACGTCGCCGTCGACGGCGGCCTGATCGCGGCGGTGGAGCACGACATCCCGGCGGAACACGGCCGGAAGGTGGCCCGCGTCCACGGCCATTACGTCACGCCCGGGCTGCTCGACATCCACATGCACGCCTACGGCGGCTACCAGGGGTGGGTGTTCCCCGACGCCCACGTGCTCCCCAACGGGGTGACCACGGTGCTGGATACGGGGGGCGCAGGCTGGAAGAAGTTCGAGCACTTCAAGGACACGGTCATCGCCGAATCCGTTACCCGCGTGCTGGCGCTGATCAACATCGTCGGCGCCGGCATGGAAGGCGCCGTGGAGCAGGACATATCGGAGATGGATCCGGTTCCCTGCGCGGACATGATCAGCAGGTACCCGGAGCACGTCGTCGGGTCCAAGACCGCCCATTTCGGCGGTCCGGGCTGGGAGGCGGTGGACGGCGCCGTCGAGGCGGCCCGGCGAAGCGGCACCATCGCCATGATCGATTTCGCGCCGAAGCCGACCCGGAGCTACCGGGACCTGCTGCTGAAGAAGCTGAGCCCCGGCGACATCCATACGCACCTCTACGCGCAGCACATCCCCCTGCTGGAAGAGCACGGCCGGGTGAACGACTACGTCCGGGAGGCGCGGGACAAGGGCATCCTGTTCGACCTGGGCCACGGCGGCGGCAGCTTCTGGTTCCGCATCGCCGTGCCGGCCATCGAGCAGGGGTTCCTGCCGGATACCATCAGCACGGACCTCCACAAGTACAGCGCCCTGATGCCGAACGCGAGCATGAACACGACCATGTCGAAATGCCTGAACATGGGGATGACCCTGGAGGACGTGGTCATGCGCTCCACGCGGAACCCCGCCCGCGCCATACGGCGCCCCGAACTCGGTACGCTGAGCATCGGCGCGGAGGCGGACGTCGCCGTGCTGGAGCTGGAATACGGAGAGTTCGGTTTCGTGGACTCGGGTCTTGCGCGTATGCGCGGCGACCGGCGGCTGAGGTGTCTGCTGACAGTGCGGGCTGGCGAGGTGGTCTGGGACCTGAACGGCCTGACGCGGCCGGACTGGGACAAGGCGGGGAAATACATCAGGGCGGATTAG
- a CDS encoding peptide transporter, which produces MSDTTRREHQERHDREADPSGQDDRWQIVPDSLPYEDGFSSRIIWAAFFVGLVMLPGAIYLELVTGKSFAGAAEWVTIIMFIEIGKRLFIKLKPQEAIILYWLAAGLAATGLGASGMAAGSSVHGAPFAKMIWFQYLIQSPQADGLAQLLPQWVSPPRGSDSLITRTLFSMEWLEPILLAILVSILGLVNAISLGYVLFRITADTERLPFPLAPVQAAGATALAESSAGEETWRWRLFTVGAMIGLGWGILYVVVPTVSGVVLTKGVEVFPIPFADFTPRVRDVLPASPIGIGTDMATLLVGFVLPFWIVVGTFISSFVVTFIANPALYHFGLLHSWAPGMSTIPTSINNTIDFWLSFSSIGTSLVIGLIGLVAFARALRRDPDGASGVQGPRRPPPDRGDFRLPIPIALWAVSTLCFILLVYYLEPTFPVWISLVFGFLWTPFFSYIGARMIGLTGSPYGSSFPYAREGSFYLSGYKGVAIWFAPVPLFDHSGVVATFRQLELTRTRFPSLVKLYILSLLLLIVFSFLFYALIWKLAPIPSAAYPFVEKMWPLQATMETIWIKSTLPGGSDVIGQLIKWEYIGAGMGFTVALYGVLSLLKAPPLLFYGLVAGLGTGAWIHYTLPTFIGAMLGRFYFGRRYGEKRWRAYAPVILAGYGCGLGLIGMAAVSLVLIAKSTSQILF; this is translated from the coding sequence ATGAGCGACACCACCAGGCGTGAACACCAGGAACGGCACGACCGGGAAGCCGATCCCTCCGGACAGGACGACCGGTGGCAGATCGTGCCGGACAGCCTGCCCTACGAGGACGGGTTCAGCAGCCGGATCATCTGGGCTGCGTTCTTCGTCGGGCTGGTCATGCTTCCGGGGGCGATCTACCTGGAACTGGTGACCGGAAAGAGTTTCGCGGGCGCCGCGGAATGGGTCACCATCATCATGTTCATCGAGATCGGGAAGCGCCTGTTCATCAAGCTGAAGCCCCAGGAAGCCATCATCCTCTACTGGCTCGCCGCCGGTCTGGCAGCGACGGGCCTGGGCGCCAGCGGCATGGCGGCCGGATCATCGGTGCACGGCGCGCCTTTCGCCAAGATGATCTGGTTTCAGTATCTGATCCAGTCCCCCCAGGCGGACGGCCTGGCCCAGCTTCTGCCCCAGTGGGTATCGCCGCCCAGAGGATCCGATTCCCTGATCACCCGGACCCTTTTCTCCATGGAGTGGCTGGAACCGATTCTGCTGGCCATCCTCGTGTCCATCCTCGGCCTGGTCAACGCCATTTCGCTTGGATACGTGCTCTTCCGCATCACGGCGGACACCGAACGCCTGCCCTTTCCCCTGGCGCCCGTACAGGCGGCCGGCGCCACCGCGCTGGCGGAATCGTCCGCGGGCGAAGAGACCTGGCGGTGGCGCCTGTTTACCGTCGGCGCCATGATCGGCCTGGGCTGGGGCATACTCTACGTGGTCGTCCCGACGGTATCGGGCGTAGTGCTGACCAAGGGCGTCGAGGTCTTCCCCATTCCCTTCGCGGACTTCACGCCGCGGGTCCGGGACGTGCTGCCCGCGTCGCCCATCGGCATCGGCACGGACATGGCCACGCTCCTGGTGGGCTTCGTCCTGCCCTTCTGGATCGTGGTCGGTACCTTCATCAGTTCCTTCGTCGTCACCTTCATCGCCAATCCTGCCCTCTACCATTTCGGCCTGCTGCACAGCTGGGCGCCGGGGATGAGCACCATCCCCACCTCCATCAACAACACCATCGATTTCTGGCTGAGTTTCTCCTCCATCGGCACTTCGCTGGTCATCGGCCTGATCGGCCTGGTCGCCTTCGCCCGCGCCTTGAGGAGAGACCCGGACGGCGCATCCGGTGTCCAGGGACCCCGCCGGCCGCCGCCGGACCGGGGCGATTTCAGGCTGCCCATTCCCATCGCGCTCTGGGCGGTTTCGACCCTGTGCTTCATCCTCCTGGTCTACTATCTCGAACCTACGTTCCCGGTATGGATCTCCCTGGTATTCGGGTTCCTGTGGACGCCCTTCTTCTCCTACATCGGCGCGCGCATGATCGGCCTCACGGGATCGCCCTACGGTTCGTCCTTCCCCTATGCGAGGGAGGGCTCCTTCTACCTGTCGGGCTACAAGGGCGTGGCCATCTGGTTCGCCCCGGTTCCGCTCTTCGATCACAGCGGCGTCGTGGCGACCTTCCGGCAGTTGGAACTCACCCGAACGCGATTTCCAAGCCTGGTCAAACTGTATATATTGAGCCTGTTGCTGCTCATCGTGTTCAGTTTCCTCTTCTATGCCCTGATCTGGAAACTGGCGCCCATACCGTCCGCGGCCTATCCCTTCGTCGAGAAGATGTGGCCGCTGCAGGCGACGATGGAGACGATCTGGATCAAATCGACCCTGCCGGGCGGATCGGATGTGATCGGGCAACTCATCAAGTGGGAGTACATCGGCGCCGGAATGGGGTTCACGGTGGCCCTGTACGGGGTCCTGAGCCTGCTCAAGGCGCCGCCGCTACTGTTCTACGGCCTGGTGGCCGGACTGGGCACCGGCGCCTGGATACACTACACGTTGCCCACGTTCATCGGAGCGATGCTGGGCCGGTTCTATTTCGGGCGGCGGTACGGAGAAAAACGGTGGCGCGCGTACGCGCCCGTGATCCTCGCCGGGTACGGGTGCGGCCTGGGCCTGATCGGCATGGCCGCCGTCTCCCTGGTGCTGATCGCCAAGTCCACGTCCCAGATCCTGTTCTGA
- a CDS encoding Ldh family oxidoreductase, giving the protein MPVITPEKLHRIGCEVMEAAGCTADDARSVVDHLVDSNLFGHDSHGAIRIPEYVKAIKDEGRFKARADVRILRESPCTAVVDNGGALGQVGGTVAMQLAMKKAREHGTATVSLRRTSHVGRVGAYPLMAAREGLIGSAFVNAGRFGRQIPPFGGIDGRISTNPIAFSAPRLHDDPVMVDLTTSVVAEGKVRVAANKGVRVPEGWLIDHEGNPTTDPTVIKGPPPNGAILPMGGIVAHKGYSLGLLVEILGGTLSGQGCAQGEQTVSSNGVLFTVYDISFFTDLDWYYEEVEGLIRHVKASRTAPGFDEILIPGEPEFRLAAKRRQDGISIDDTTWQQIEEAGIRVGLDPQSW; this is encoded by the coding sequence ATGCCCGTAATTACCCCCGAGAAACTGCATCGAATAGGCTGCGAAGTGATGGAGGCGGCCGGCTGTACTGCGGACGACGCACGCAGCGTCGTGGACCACCTCGTGGATTCCAATCTCTTCGGCCATGACTCCCACGGCGCCATCCGGATCCCGGAATACGTCAAGGCCATCAAGGACGAGGGCCGGTTCAAGGCCCGGGCGGACGTGCGGATCCTGAGGGAGAGCCCGTGCACGGCCGTTGTGGACAACGGCGGCGCGCTCGGCCAGGTGGGCGGTACCGTCGCCATGCAACTGGCCATGAAGAAGGCGCGTGAACACGGCACGGCCACGGTTTCCCTCAGGCGCACCAGTCACGTGGGGCGCGTGGGCGCTTATCCGCTTATGGCCGCCCGGGAGGGCCTGATCGGATCGGCTTTCGTCAACGCGGGCCGGTTCGGTCGCCAGATCCCGCCCTTCGGCGGCATCGATGGGCGCATCAGCACCAACCCCATCGCTTTTTCCGCGCCTCGCCTGCACGACGATCCCGTCATGGTGGACCTGACCACTTCCGTCGTCGCGGAGGGCAAGGTGCGCGTAGCCGCGAACAAGGGCGTGCGGGTTCCCGAAGGCTGGCTGATCGACCACGAAGGGAATCCTACAACGGACCCTACGGTGATAAAGGGGCCGCCTCCCAACGGCGCGATCCTGCCCATGGGCGGCATCGTCGCCCACAAAGGGTACAGCCTCGGCCTGCTCGTGGAAATCCTGGGCGGTACGCTGAGCGGCCAGGGATGCGCACAGGGCGAGCAGACCGTATCGAGTAACGGCGTGCTCTTCACCGTCTACGACATTTCGTTCTTTACGGACCTGGACTGGTACTACGAGGAAGTCGAAGGGCTGATCCGCCACGTGAAAGCCAGCCGGACGGCGCCGGGATTCGACGAGATCCTCATACCGGGCGAACCGGAGTTCCGCCTGGCGGCGAAGCGCCGGCAGGATGGCATCAGCATCGACGACACCACCTGGCAGCAGATAGAGGAAGCCGGGATCAGAGTCGGTCTGGACCCGCAGAGCTGGTAA
- a CDS encoding DUF2911 domain-containing protein, producing the protein MLRITRMIGGLALAMALTSLGGIADAQTTMPSGGEEMDPGRGMLEVTLSGGKVSIEYGRPEMKGRDMLAMAPAGFVWRFGSNKSTTFTTEGDLMFGDQTLAAGSYSAWIKHVDGDSWSLIFNSEVGIWGAPGASRENDVLEVPFMYSVENEMIERLTVRFLEFEGQHHLAVGWGTHRLLVGFAAK; encoded by the coding sequence ATGCTTCGCATTACCCGTATGATCGGCGGCCTGGCCCTTGCCATGGCCTTGACTTCCCTGGGCGGGATCGCCGATGCCCAAACGACCATGCCCTCGGGCGGAGAAGAAATGGACCCCGGACGGGGCATGTTGGAAGTCACGCTGTCGGGCGGCAAGGTGTCTATCGAATACGGCCGTCCCGAAATGAAGGGCAGGGATATGCTCGCCATGGCGCCGGCGGGATTCGTCTGGCGTTTCGGCAGCAACAAATCCACGACCTTCACGACGGAAGGCGATCTAATGTTCGGTGACCAGACCCTGGCCGCGGGTTCCTACAGCGCCTGGATCAAGCACGTGGACGGCGATTCGTGGTCGCTCATCTTCAACAGTGAAGTGGGGATCTGGGGCGCGCCGGGCGCCAGCCGGGAGAACGACGTGCTGGAAGTGCCGTTTATGTACAGCGTGGAAAACGAGATGATCGAACGGCTCACCGTGAGATTCCTGGAATTCGAAGGCCAGCATCACCTCGCAGTTGGGTGGGGTACTCACCGTCTGCTTGTCGGTTTCGCCGCCAAGTAA
- a CDS encoding dehydrogenase, giving the protein MPDDFRVALVADLRGSDGGVVFDDFGVDLLDEAGIFHAFLREDRWPVTPDQLEDFDAVISMGQPYTQDSFAGIERLALIARTGVGYDMIDMDAATEADVMVTITPEATRRPVASATMALMLGLCHRVTIKDAIVRNDDWDIRFDHMGCEIRGRVVGLIGMGMIGREVVRMLAPFEPSEILVSDPAVSAEEAAQLGVTLVDRETLLRRSTFVTIHCPLNAQTRYLIGSRELRMMREDAYLVNTARGAIVDQKALEQALQEGWIAGAAIDVFEQEPPDADDPLLSLPNVILAPHASCWTHELFRDIGHDCMKAALAVSRGEEPPYVVNRAVLERPGLKKKLEKFRTQHADKTLKGR; this is encoded by the coding sequence ATGCCCGATGATTTCCGCGTAGCCCTGGTCGCCGACCTGCGAGGTTCCGACGGCGGGGTCGTGTTCGACGATTTCGGCGTCGATCTGCTGGACGAAGCCGGGATCTTCCATGCCTTCCTGAGAGAAGACCGGTGGCCCGTGACCCCGGATCAGCTCGAGGATTTCGACGCGGTGATCTCCATGGGCCAGCCCTACACGCAAGACTCCTTTGCCGGGATCGAGCGCCTGGCGCTTATTGCCCGGACGGGCGTGGGTTACGACATGATCGACATGGACGCCGCGACGGAGGCGGACGTCATGGTGACCATCACGCCGGAGGCCACGCGCAGGCCCGTGGCCAGCGCCACGATGGCCCTGATGCTCGGTCTCTGCCACCGGGTGACGATCAAGGACGCCATCGTACGGAATGACGACTGGGACATCCGTTTTGATCACATGGGTTGCGAGATCCGGGGCCGCGTGGTCGGCCTGATCGGCATGGGCATGATCGGCCGCGAGGTGGTGCGTATGCTGGCGCCCTTCGAGCCGTCCGAGATCCTGGTCTCCGATCCCGCAGTGTCCGCGGAAGAGGCCGCACAACTGGGCGTTACGCTGGTGGACCGGGAGACCCTGCTCCGCCGCAGCACGTTCGTCACCATCCACTGTCCGTTGAACGCTCAGACCCGGTACCTGATCGGTTCGCGGGAGCTGCGCATGATGCGGGAGGACGCCTACCTGGTCAACACGGCGCGCGGCGCCATCGTAGACCAGAAGGCGCTGGAGCAGGCGTTGCAGGAAGGCTGGATAGCGGGCGCGGCCATTGACGTCTTCGAGCAGGAACCGCCAGACGCCGACGATCCCCTGCTGTCCCTGCCGAACGTCATCCTTGCGCCTCACGCTTCGTGCTGGACCCATGAACTGTTCCGCGATATCGGACACGACTGCATGAAGGCGGCCCTGGCCGTCTCCAGGGGAGAAGAGCCTCCCTACGTGGTCAACCGGGCGGTGCTCGAGCGTCCGGGACTGAAGAAGAAACTGGAGAAGTTCAGGACACAGCACGCGGATAAGACACTGAAAGGAAGATAA